In the Sandaracinus amylolyticus genome, GAGGAATCGCTGCTTCAGCACGTCGAGGTGCAGGCCCTCGAGCGTCGGCACGAATTGCAGCGGCGAGCTGACGAAGTAGTGCTCGGTGAATTGCTGCGCTTCGATGAAGCGCATCAGGTTGTAGGTGCCGCTCATCGCGATCGCGCGGTGGAACAGGTCGGGGAACCGGCACACCGCGGCGACCGAGTGGAACGCGCCGATCGACGCGCCCGCCGCCCAGATCGGCACGTCGTCGCTCTTGCAGTCCATGCGGATCGCCGGGACCACCTCGTGTTTCACGTATTGGTGGTACTGGTTCATCATCCACATGCGGTGCTCGGGAGTGCCCTCCTTCCCGAACCACACGCGGCCGGCGACCGAGTCGCACGAGTAGACCTTGATCTTGCCGGCGGTGATCAGCGGCTCGA is a window encoding:
- a CDS encoding esterase family protein yields the protein MLVFPTAGGDAEEIERWQLVRALEPLITAGKIKVYSCDSVAGRVWFGKEGTPEHRMWMMNQYHQYVKHEVVPAIRMDCKSDDVPIWAAGASIGAFHSVAAVCRFPDLFHRAIAMSGTYNLMRFIEAQQFTEHYFVSSPLQFVPTLEGLHLDVLKQRFLLLATGAGRAENVGESWAMANVLGAKGIPNRVEDWGPDWHHDWPTWRVMLPKYLREWVGE